A region of the uncultured Bacteroides sp. genome:
AAACCCCTATTCTATTACATTTTTTTCATTTTACGCCGTATTTTTTTAAGATTAATATTTGATATATTGTTTTGTTACTCTATATTTGTGAGGATTTTCGATTTATCTTTTGAGTTACATATATTAATTAATCATTTACGAATTATGAATAAGGCAGAACTTATTAATGCTATCGCAGCAGGATCAGGCTTGAGTAAGGCAGATTCAAAGAAAGCTCTTGACGCTTTCGTTTCAAGTGTATCAGATACTCTTAAGTCAGGTGAAAAAGTTTCTTTAGTTGGTTTCGGAACATTCTCAGTAAGTGAGAGAGGTGAAAGAACTGGTATCAATCCTTCTACTAAAGCACCTATCACTATTCCAGCTAAGAAAGTTGCTAAATTTAAAGCTGGCGCTGAATTAGCTGACGCTATCAAATAAGCCATTCTTTAAGAAATAAAAAAGGAGATGCAAGAGTTTGCATCTCCTTTTTTTTATATCTGACACGAAAGTATTATCTTTGCGCACTCATAATATCTCATTTAGAAATACATACAGATATGAATATAGAAAACAAAATAGCAGTATCGGTTATTAACGGACTGAAATCGCTATACGGGCAAGAAGTTCCAGCCGCACAGGTACAACTGCAAAAAACCAAAAAAGAGTTTGAAGGACACCTTACATTGGTTGTGTTTCCTTTCCTGAAGTTATCAAAGAAAAAGCCAGAAGATACTGCGGAGGAAATCGGTGAATACCTATTAGATAATGATTTCTCTATTTCAGCTTTCAATGTAATCAAAGGATTTCTTAATCTCACAATCGATTCTTCATGCTGGATTGAGCTACTAAACTCTATTCATGCGGAAAAACAATACGGAATTATTCCTGCTAGTGAGAATTCTCCATTAGTGATGATTGAATATTCTTCTCCAAACACCAATAAACCTCTTCACCTGGGCCACGTGCGCAACAACCTTTTAGGTCACGCACTTGCTAATATTATGATGGCCAA
Encoded here:
- a CDS encoding HU family DNA-binding protein, with protein sequence MNKAELINAIAAGSGLSKADSKKALDAFVSSVSDTLKSGEKVSLVGFGTFSVSERGERTGINPSTKAPITIPAKKVAKFKAGAELADAIK